ACGGAAGGGCCCTCTGGCACCCGTCTTCTCCTTAATTCCCCACTCCGGCTCAAACACGCAGCCATGAACTATGAAGCCAGATTCGGCGGCATAGGCCGCCTGTATGGAAGGAGCGGGCTGGACATCCTCAGGAACTCCCGCATGGCCGTCGTCGGCATTGGCGGCGTGGGTTCCTGGGCGGCGGAAGCCCTGGCGCGGTCGGGCGTCGGCGCCATTATCCTGATGGACCTGGACGACCTCTGCATCACCAATACCAACCGGCAAATCCACGCTCTGGAAACCACGATCGGACAATCCAAGACGGAAGCCATGGCCGCCCGCCTCCGGCAAATCAACCCGGAGGCGGAAATCATCTCCATCAACAGTTTCTACACGGCCTCCAATGCGGAAAAACTGCTGGAGACGAAACCGGACGTTATCATTGACGCCATTGACTCCCTGATTCCCAAGGCCCATCTTATTGCCTCCTGCTACCGCAGCAAACAGCCGCTGGTCACCTGCGGCGGCGCGGGAGGACGCGTCAACCCCGCAAAAATAGAAATAGGCGACCTCTCCCGCACTAAGGGAGACCCCCTGCTCTCCAGCCTGCGCTACAAGCTCAAAAAAGACTACGGCCTACCGCTGGGGGAAAAAGCCCGGAAACTGAAAATCCCCTGCGTCTTCTCCCAGGAAACTCCCGTCTACCCCACCTGCGACGGAGAAACCTCCTGCACGCGCGACCCGGAATTCCAGGGGAAAATGGGCTGTGACTCCGGATTCGGCTCCATCACCCACATCACGGGCACCTTCGGCTTCTTCGCGGCTTCCGCCGCCATTCAAACGCTCTTAAACAAGAAAAAAACACCATCACAGCCATGAACAAACTCCTGCTTCCCCTGCTGGGGGCCGTCCTCCTTCCCGCATTGACCCAGTGCAACTCCCTGGAAAAAGACATCGCCGGCATCAACGCCCGCAATGCGGAAATCGCCCGCGAACCCAGGGGCAACTACTTCGTCGGCCGCCGTTACCATGTGCCGGCAACGCGTTTCTGGGGGTACCTGCGCCAGCCGGGCCAGACCTGGAGAACGGCCCAGCTCGTCATCATGGATGAAAGCTCCTGCCGGACTCCGGACCGCCTGCCGGAATACGCCGGGAGCCCGCGCTACGCCTATGATAACAACTATGAATACAGGGTCTACGGCAAGTACACGGGCAAATACGGCTACGAGCCTAACTCCAACCTGAGGCTGCCCATCTTCAAGCCGACCAGGTTTGAAGCTGTCAGCACCGATCCCGGCTGGCTCTTCAAACCCTCGGAAAAATATGACACCAAGGCCGTCACCCTGCGCCCGGCCATCATGCCCGTGGCTACCTCCCTCCCGGTCCGCTAAGAAAATCCCTCTTCAAAAAACGGAATCGAAAGGATAAAAAAGAAGAAAAAGCTTGATATCTTCGTTCCTCTGCGCTAAAAACTCCCCGCCTTAAGGCACCCATGCTCGGGTGGCGGAATTGGTAGACGCGCTAGACTAAGGATCTAGTGTCGATAAGACGTAGGGGTTCGAGTCCCCTCTCGAGCACCATATAACCTTCTTTAAGTTAATTACTTAGAGATGGTTACTTGTTTTTGGGAGAGAGGAGCCAAAAATTTTATTTTTTGACGAATTGGGGGACATTCAGGGGACATACTTGTTGTCGAAAAGCATTGTAAAATAAGAAGAAAATACTCTTTTCTCTAGATGAAAATCTACACTAATTTGTAGCTGTCTACAATGTAATGACGAAGAACCCAATTTCTTGGGTTATCGGAGATATTCAATTATCTTTGCTCCATGTACTCAAATCGTACATAGCTCTCTCGAATAGATGATAGTTTCCGGGTACCCATGTGGCTTGGACACTCGGGAACCAACATGACGGAAAAGCACTACCGGGAAGGCGTTCGTGCTGCCGAAGGCAAAGCATGGTTCAATGTGTTGCCGGAAGAAACAGGTCATCAACATGCTGTTTTTGTTGATCTCCATCTTCAGATGTAGTAATCGATTTCTGTTGTCCGTTAGTCGCCATCGAGCGCAGGACTCCTTGACTCTCTCAAGCGTTTCATTGGGTTTTCTATAAACCCGGGACGTACAAGGAATGGTGGTCTAGCTCCTCATACCAGTTCTTTGAGTTCCACCTCCAGCGAGTTCGCCGGGGTTCCACGACAGGGGCATTTTTCATATTACTTAATAAGGTTAATTGTCCTGCGTTCTTGATGAAGGCAGGCACTCCGGCATAGCCGGGAAGGAGACTCGCTGAGTCTCATCACACTTGAACGGGATATCCAAACGAGATCCCTCAACTTTACTTTAACACCCCTTCAGCACAAGTACCTGAAGGCACCATTTTACCACCGAAACCTATTCCAGCTTCACAATCAACAATGAATAATTCTGCTATATATATTACTGTAGGTAATCCGTACCAAAATTCATCAGAAGTTCCTCTTACCCACGAAGACGCAATTCATGAATTAGCCAAAGATGCTTTCACGCTAAACGGTATCACCTCTCTTCCCAGAATCACTGTGGACAAGATGGTTTTTTCTGCTACTTACACATTACAAATCGACCCTGCATTTTCGACCATTCAAGAGAAACACTCCATTCTCAAGCATTTGGTCGAGACACTCAGTAGCTCGACCAACTGGAAGGAAAATACGCCCTATCCAAGGGGACTAATATACGGAGGATACTCCGACATTGAGGAAGAAGAAAAGGCATCACGAAAGCCACGTTTTAGTGAAACGAGTATCAGGAAAATTGGTTACAAGGTACATCCAAGAAAAGATTATCAGCCTTATTACTGCACAGGACGATTCCCGGATAAATTTTCCTTTATCTCACCAGCAACTCTGGCGGAACCAGCAAAGCCTGATACATTAACTAAACAGCTTCATCTCCCGGTAGAAGATGAGAAAAGCTTCGATCAAGGCCATTTTTACAACTATATGAATATTTGGATAAAGACGGCGCCATTATACACTGCGAGCTGAAGTGGACAGTCAACATATTCTGCAACCCGCAAAGATCACTTTACCATCACCCGGAGCTTTCGACAGAATGGAGTAATACGCCAGAGGGAGTAATACGTTCGTTCTACAGGAATCCTGAGATCAAAGCAAACAAGGACAACATCATTCCCGGAGACATGAATCAGGATATCTTTATCCAAGGGATGAAGAACACATGTGCTGGAGTATTGCGAATTGCCCACGAATCTTTGGTTCATGCTGTTAATGAAACTCGGATGAAGGAATTCGTGTGTGATGGCTATTTATCTTGGGAGAGCTCTTTGTCTAGTGGTGACATCAAGCTCGTTGAGACAGACTGGGCATTTCCCTGCAATGATGCTCCCTGTTTTATTTCAACCTTGCGCAAAGTGTTAAAGTCGACTGGGAAAAAAGTTACATCCCGAGATTACGGGAAAAACAATGCTACTGACGAACCTCGAAATGCGGTTGTCGCCTACTGCAAAAGAGGAGTAGAGCTGTCTATTTACGCAGAAAGCTTGAACATGATCCGTGCAGAGCTGCGACAAAAAGGAAAAACAGGACTTAATGCGTACAGGATAGGCGGATGTTCTATGGCAACATATGTTAATCCGCCTGTTTTTGAAGCACTCATGGAAAGAGTTTTTTCTGGCAATGAGGTCAGCACATCATGCATTGAGTAAGATAATAGACAGTATCCCTGCTTTTGAATTTAAGGATCCACAGGAAGATCCTAGTGGATTCATCGCTTGGATGTGGCAAAGTGAGCCCAGAGAAAAGCATCAAGAAACCGTGCAGGAAATTATCAAATGGTCCATATCTGGATGTGACCTTCACACTAGCAGTCTGTCGAAGAAGGCCCAAAATTTATTACGTCGCCTCGCTGCTAAAAAAGCACTTCTTAGTTAGATCAAAAACATTCTATCCTCTCTTCTAATCCTGAGCTCAATAACTGTAAGACATAGCCTTCCGGGGCAGGCATACGCCTCAACGGTTCAATGCTACGATACGGGTCTCATGGTTACAGCCGAGCGAAGCCACCATCCCAAGAACCCATGAATAATTCTCCCATCGACGTATTCATTGACCTGCCTTCCTCCCCGGGGCCTGTACCAGCAGGCAGGCTATGGGCGCACTTTCACCACGTCACGCAACACGCTTTTCACGTAACGCACCCATCAGAAGATAAAAAAATTGCATGCCCCCGCCAGGAACTCACACGAAAGCGCAAGTTCCTGGCGGCTATAGCTGATTATCCAAACGCCGGAGTTAGTATTCTGGCCGGGGCAGCAGTGCCTTCTTCCTCTCGCGGCTGAACCGGAGTCACCATAGGCACTTCGACAGGAGGTTGCGCCGGGGCAGCGGTTGCCTCGTCTGCGACAGCAGACTCGACAAGCTCTTCTGACCTTGCCTTGTCGACTTTTTCGCTGTGTAAGACGACAAGCGCTCCCTGGCGCCCTTGACAAGTCCTCAGGATGACTTGACGCCTTTATAGACACCTCCCTCCATCTTATGGCTTACATGGCGTGTGACCTCACACGCAATAAGAGCCATCACAGAGGCAGTGACGATACTGGCTTCGACAACATTCGTGATGCTGTCCGTAACAGGATATTCGGATTTCGTATTCATGATCTTGGATAAATGATTCGAGTATAATTACTCTCATCAAGTATACATAGCACGAAAACGCCTGTAATTTCACAAATAAAAAGCCCCGGCTCGAAAGTCGGGGCTGCTCTATGAATATATAGGCAATGGAAGTTATTCTTCGTCGTCAACAACGGTGAGTCCAAGCCCATGAGGTCCTGCCGGATTTCCATCCGGAACAGGGTAAGCCGCCACAGCCTTTGGCGTCGGCGCAGGCGACATCTTATCCTCCGGTTCTTCCTCCTCAAGGCCGGCCAGGGCCTCTTCATCGGTCGGATTGCGGAACTCCTTGAGCAGGTCGCGCATGATCTTCACACGGTAAGCGCAAGGCATTCCGAGGATGTTCGTATTGCCTACCGTGATGATGCAGCCGTGTTTGGCGACAAAACGGATATCCTGGGCGTACTCCCGCAGAGCGTTTCATCCAGCCGCCTTACCTGATGGGAAAGACTGTAGATGGACATAAATTAACACAATATGCTGATATTGTATCAATTATATATAACGCGCAGAATTTCCGTTTTACAAAGAGGTCAATTGGGCCGTCCATTGTGTGATCCGTATGACAGAAATGCATTGTGAAATAAGGGTAAAAACGGCCTGAAAGTGTACACACTTTGTACCCAGGTTGGGGTCGTTTCATGAAATTGACCACTTCCCCATCAAAAACAAGAAACCCTCTCCAAGCTATTTACTTGAAGATGGTTATTGTTGGTGTACCTGAAAGAATTCGACTCTGTACTCCTTTCAGACCAGAGTTTACTTGGCAGATTTCCGAATTGACCTATCTGCGAGGTGAAGCTGCAGAGGAAACGAATTAAAGAGTATCGCCGAACGCTTCTCTGAAATTTGTTTTCACAGGAGCCTTGATTCCTCCGGGGTTTGGTTGGGTAATCTGGTTGTTGGATGGTGGGGTATAAGTACCTGTATGTTGGGCAATCATATTCTTCAATGTCTTATTCACAGAATGCTGTGAAGCAGCACTCAGCAATGAAAAATCCGGAGTCCATGTTCCGTCAGATTGTTTGGTAAAATGGCCGCGAACAAGGATGCCGCTCCCCACAAGACGAGAATCAAGCATAATGGTTTGAGCGATATCAGCTTCATGTACGATATCTACGAGGCGTTCTTCATGAATAATTCCAATTTTACCGGGAAGGCCAATGGGATTGACTGTATAGCCTTTGAGTCTGGAGGAAGATATGTGTCTAAGGTGTCTAAGCACATATTGAACAGTGGCTCCTCCCAGAGAATGCCCGACAAGAATAAACTGGTGTTTGGGATATTTTCCCAGAAGTTCGCGAGTAACTCGTAAGGCTACTATAAAGCGCCCCATGTGTTCCAGCTGCTCATCAGAAAAAATCATTTGCCCATCGTCCAGGGCATCGGCAAGAGTCATGCTGCCCCTGAAAAGAATATAGACAGTATTCGTTATTTCAAGGTTGCCGGGATAGGGGGAATTCAGAGAACGATTCGCCTTGGCCATCAAGGCATAGGTCAATCCCTCATCGTTCAGGTTCGGTTTTTCCAGAAGGAAATATCCCTTGTCCTGCAGACGAGTTAAATCATTGCCCCAAGCGTTCGCATCCAGATAGACAAAGGAAGCCATTTCCGTCATATCAATCAATTCCTGCCGCTCCTCGTAAGGAAGAGTATGAAAGAGGGTCATGGAGTTCCAGGGCGATTTGTCTACTACTTCCTGTTCAAAGAGTTTGATAAAAACTCCAAAGACGATCAACATCATAGGAATGTACAGGAAAAATGCGACAAACGGCCCGAAGCTCTTTGATATGATCTGGTAAGGCAGCTTTAAGATCGTAAATGCGGTTGACCCGAAAAATTTGATTAATCGGGCAAATACGGCAAAAATACCCATAGCATTCAATTATCTGCTTCGTCCCTCTTGTTCCCGGCTGCGTTCCTTCTCTTCGAAACGTCCCTGCTTTTCTTCCCGAAAGCGATCTTGTTGAAACCGTTCACGTTCCTTTTGGCGTTCCTTCTCGGCTTCCTCATGCTGTCTGGCTCTCTCTTTTTCACGACATTCCTCCTGCCACTGACGATATTGCTCTTCCTTTGCCTCTTGAGTCTTACGTTGTTCCTCCTCCCATCTCTGTTGTTCCGTGTGGTCGTCTTCCCGGCCCTGGTTCATTTCCTTTCGATTTTCCATGCTCTCTTGCCGGGCTTTTTGCTCCATGGCTTTGGCACGATCCAGTTCCATTTGGGCTTCATGTTCCTCCTGTTTGGCCTTTTCCACCTCATTATTCAGTTCTTCAAGCTTTTTCTGATGTTCTTCGAGGCGTTCGTTGAAGGGACGTCCATCATCCGGAAAATTATCCTGATGTGCATTGCGTTTAGATTCGATATTTTTGCGTTTTTCTTCGCATTCACGTAAACGATCTTCTGCCTGTTCTCTCATTTCCATGGCTGTCTGTTTATTTTCTTGTGAAATTGTTGCTAAAATAGGGGTTGGAGGAAGCTTTTCCAGAGAACATGTGATCGCTGTAATAAGTAAGGCGTTCCGCCAGAATGGGAGGAATACCCTGGACGAAAGTGAGCACAGCTTCGCGATTCAGGCGACGAACTTCGTCTGGATTGAGAAGGTTTCGTGTAATTTCCGAAAATGATTCGCTTTCACTCTTATTTTTGACAAATTCCGTAAACTTGCCGCTTTGACTGTGAGAAACGGATTTGCTGGTTATGGTGGCCGCCCCCAGCATCTCGGAGATATACTTGGCCGTTTCGTGATCGTTAATACCGAAAAACTGCTGAATCTTGGCATTTGCCAGAAAGGTAGGCCAGTCGTGTTCATACAGTGCTTTAAGCTGGGAAAGATCCTGCCATACCATCCAGATGCTCATGCCGTATCCGGCCAGCAGACTCACCGCTTGTTTCATCATGGGCAAAGAACCCAGCTGGGCCATTTCGTCCAGCATGAAGAGAACAGAACATCCGTCTACCGGTTTCCGGCTGCACCTGGTCATCGCGGACATGGCCATCGTGACCCACAGACGAATAAGGCGCGAATAGCGTACCAGATGCTGCGGAGGAATAATCATATAAATGGAAACCCCTCCTATGTTTTTGAGATCGGCCAGGTCATACGTACCGATACCACCGTCATTCATATCCCCCAGAGATTTGCAGGCCAGCCCCGAGTCCAGGAATTCCGTGTGCTTGAGGGCATTGGATATGATGCTCTTTAATTCTTCATTGCCGGTGGAGAGGATTTCATTGCCCGCACGGCTCAGCAACCCTCCTACAGCAACCGTGTCCTGGCACATGGAATCCAGAATGAAATTCCCAATGACGTGGAAAGGTTGAGCCAGTAACTCCCGCACTTCGGACAGATGACGCAAGCGGTGCGGACCTTTCCCGCAGATAACGGCAAGAATAAGTCCTCTGAGCAGGGTACGGGCCTTGTCATCCCAGTGCGGATCCTTGGCGCCGGCATCTCGCACAATGATAGCATCGGCAATATTGGCGGCGATATCGCCCAATTCCGGATTTTGGGTGAGATAGGTAGACGTTGGTTTCCGATAGTCGACAAGGCTGTCAAGCGGGTTAATGCTGTCCGTTTCTTCCGTCATCACATGGAAAGGATCCAGACAAATGATTTCCTGACGGAACATTTTGCGGCGGAAGTCAGCCGTAATGGCGTAATTTTCCCCTTTCGGGTCAATGACCAGTACAGAGCCGGGATAGTGCAACAGATTCGGAACTACCAGACCTACGCCCTTGCCGGAACGCGTAGGGGCTACTGTAATGATATGACCATCTCCTGACCAACCCAAAAGCTGATTTTCATGTCCATTGCTGATCAGGCTGAACAAACCGGACATCAGTGACCCCATGGAAGCCTCATAGCCCTGACGTATGCCGGATACCAGTTTTTCAGGATTGACCAAACGTCCCAGCACCATGCAACGATTGGCCGGTTCCCGTTCCACAAAGTCCCGTCGAATTCGGCTGTTGATAAAACAATCCGGCGAATGTTGGAAATTGGGGAAAGTAAACAGGCCTTCCTCTGCCAAATCATGAGCATTCGCCCATCGGGCACTCCCGTAACAGTCTGTATTTTTATTGGCCATACATGTATTATTTGCTTTCCGTCACTCTCTTCTGTGAAAGAATCCACAGAAGAGGATCTTCTACGCGCAAAGCCGGCTCCTTTGTGCTGACGCCGAAGAAAAGCTTTCGAGTGAATACTTTGCAGGCTTCCATAATGTTCACATCAGCCGCTGCCACCCAACTTTCCATTTCACAACTCACCGTTTCCATTTCTTCCTGATCAAGCGAGCCCCGGTACGAGCTATCGCGGCATACCAGACGTTCGGTTGTTTTCAGTCTCCAACGGCCTGTGTAATTGATGTCCGGGCATGCCAATGCATCAAGTTTGGAAACGGCAACAGCCAGCGGTACTGCAGGACATGCACGCCCCAGCTTCAAGAGGAGACGATGGGGTTCCGTTCCGTTCAGAGGCGGCAAAACGATGTTGGTTGTTTCCAGTTCATTCCGCAGTGCTTCAACCTGCAAAGGATCCACAAGACAAACAATACCCGAAAGCGCTGTCATGAGGG
The genomic region above belongs to Akkermansia massiliensis and contains:
- the tcdA gene encoding tRNA cyclic N6-threonylcarbamoyladenosine(37) synthase TcdA, producing MNYEARFGGIGRLYGRSGLDILRNSRMAVVGIGGVGSWAAEALARSGVGAIILMDLDDLCITNTNRQIHALETTIGQSKTEAMAARLRQINPEAEIISINSFYTASNAEKLLETKPDVIIDAIDSLIPKAHLIASCYRSKQPLVTCGGAGGRVNPAKIEIGDLSRTKGDPLLSSLRYKLKKDYGLPLGEKARKLKIPCVFSQETPVYPTCDGETSCTRDPEFQGKMGCDSGFGSITHITGTFGFFAASAAIQTLLNKKKTPSQP
- a CDS encoding DUF2974 domain-containing protein, which codes for MGIFAVFARLIKFFGSTAFTILKLPYQIISKSFGPFVAFFLYIPMMLIVFGVFIKLFEQEVVDKSPWNSMTLFHTLPYEERQELIDMTEMASFVYLDANAWGNDLTRLQDKGYFLLEKPNLNDEGLTYALMAKANRSLNSPYPGNLEITNTVYILFRGSMTLADALDDGQMIFSDEQLEHMGRFIVALRVTRELLGKYPKHQFILVGHSLGGATVQYVLRHLRHISSSRLKGYTVNPIGLPGKIGIIHEERLVDIVHEADIAQTIMLDSRLVGSGILVRGHFTKQSDGTWTPDFSLLSAASQHSVNKTLKNMIAQHTGTYTPPSNNQITQPNPGGIKAPVKTNFREAFGDTL
- a CDS encoding type IV secretory system conjugative DNA transfer family protein translates to MANKNTDCYGSARWANAHDLAEEGLFTFPNFQHSPDCFINSRIRRDFVEREPANRCMVLGRLVNPEKLVSGIRQGYEASMGSLMSGLFSLISNGHENQLLGWSGDGHIITVAPTRSGKGVGLVVPNLLHYPGSVLVIDPKGENYAITADFRRKMFRQEIICLDPFHVMTEETDSINPLDSLVDYRKPTSTYLTQNPELGDIAANIADAIIVRDAGAKDPHWDDKARTLLRGLILAVICGKGPHRLRHLSEVRELLAQPFHVIGNFILDSMCQDTVAVGGLLSRAGNEILSTGNEELKSIISNALKHTEFLDSGLACKSLGDMNDGGIGTYDLADLKNIGGVSIYMIIPPQHLVRYSRLIRLWVTMAMSAMTRCSRKPVDGCSVLFMLDEMAQLGSLPMMKQAVSLLAGYGMSIWMVWQDLSQLKALYEHDWPTFLANAKIQQFFGINDHETAKYISEMLGAATITSKSVSHSQSGKFTEFVKNKSESESFSEITRNLLNPDEVRRLNREAVLTFVQGIPPILAERLTYYSDHMFSGKASSNPYFSNNFTRK